Proteins encoded by one window of Cervus canadensis isolate Bull #8, Minnesota chromosome 18, ASM1932006v1, whole genome shotgun sequence:
- the ZSCAN22 gene encoding LOW QUALITY PROTEIN: zinc finger and SCAN domain-containing protein 22 (The sequence of the model RefSeq protein was modified relative to this genomic sequence to represent the inferred CDS: inserted 6 bases in 4 codons; deleted 1 base in 1 codon; substituted 1 base at 1 genomic stop codon), translating to MAMPKSRLSPVPWEQDGFLWVKMEEEEASLFQVQESSFGHTIHPEAARLRFRHFCFEEVSSPREVLARLRGVCRQWLRPEAHSKEEMLELMVLEQFLSALPPEVQSWXAAVLVEDLTRVLNKRGWALGSELTDTSCKQSGSEESGPWDRAIETVGGGTPPGPAFGDDRESKGGLERQARLSGEMWAQSAAHQMDLRKTSGPHKDAPPAQPSCEAGALGDSPHVRPDLTSREKTPSEERWDPPDGSGTEPPGTCSGRKPPMCRESGKTLRSPSTAHQKTRARKTPYTCSECGKAFCRSAHLAQHRVVHXECGKAFGRLTHLSQHWRVHTGEKPYACAECGKTFRRSSYLSQHRRTHSGEWPYACDACGKALSQSTHLTQHRRVHTGEKPYECGAYGRAFSDCSALVWHLRVYSGEKPYQCRACPKAFTQSSSLLEHKRXHTGXKPYRCSDXGKAFSRSSALMVHLRLHVSVLQ from the exons ATGGCCATGCCCAAGAGCCGCCTGAGCCCAGTGCCCTGGGAACAGGATGGCTTTCTCTGGGTGaaaatggaggaggaggaggccagccTCTTCCAGGTCCAGGAATCTAGCTTTGGCCACACTATCCACCCCGAGGCTGCACGTCTGCGCTTCCGGCACTTCTGCTTTGAGGAGGTGTCCAGCCCTCGTGAGGTGCTGGCCCGGCTCCGGGGAGTT TGCCGCCAGTGGCTGCGGCCTGAGGCGCACTCCAAGGAGGAGATGCTGGAGCTGATGGTGCTGGAGCAGTTCCTGAGCGCGCTGCCCCCCGAGGTCCAGTCTT GGGCCGCTGTGCTGGTGGAGGATCTGACTCGGGTACTGAACAAGAGAG GCTGGGCGCTGGGATCTGAACTCACAGACACCAGCTGTAAGCAGAGCGGTTCGGAGGAGTCCGGGCCCTGGGACAGGGCCATTGAAACCGTGGGAGGAGGGACTCCCCCGGGACCTGCCTTTGGTGATGACCGTGAATCCAAGGGTGGCCTAGAGAGGCAGGCCAGACTCTCAGGGGAAATGTGGGCCCAGTCTGCCGCCCACCAGATGGATTTGAGGAAAACTTCAGGGCCTCACAAGGACGCTCCCCCAGCCCAGCCTAGCTGTGAAGCTGGTGCCTTGGGGGACAGCCCCCACGTGCGGCCAGACCTCACCTCCCGAGAGAAGACTCCTTCCGAGGAGAGATGGGATCCACCGGATGGCAGTGGGACAGAGCCTCCAGGCACGTGCTCTGGAAGGAAGCCTCCCATGTGTAGAGAGTCGGGGAAGACGCTCCGGAGCCCCTCGACGGCCCACCAGAAGACCCGCGCCCGCAAGACACCCTACACCTGCAGCGAGTGCGGGAAAGCCTTCTGTCGGAGCGCGCACCTGGCCCAGCACCGGGTGGTGC ACGAGTGCGGCAAGGCCTTCGGCCGGCTCACCCACCTGAGCCAGCACTGGAGGGTGCACACCGGTGAGAAGCCCTACGCCTGCGCCGAGTGCGGTAAGACCTTCCGCCGCAGCTCCTACCTCAGTCAGCACCGGCGGACGCACTCGGGCGAGTGGCCCTACGCATGCGACGCGTGCGGCAAGGCCTTGAGCCAGAGCACACATCTGACCCAGCACCGGCGCGTGCACACCGGCGAGAAGCCGTACGAGTGCGGCGCCTATGGCCGCGCCTTCAGTGACTGCTCGGCGCTGGTGTGGCACCTGCGGGTGTACTCCGGGGAGAAGCCCTACCAGTGCCGGGCGTGCCCCAAGGCCTTCACGCAGAGCTCCTCCCTCCTCGAGCACAAGCG GCACACGGGCTAGAAGCCCTACCGGTGCAGCGA TGGGAAGGCCTTCAGCCGCAGCTCCGCCCTCATGGTTCACCTGCGCCTCCACGTCAGCGTCCTGCAGTGA
- the ZNF8 gene encoding zinc finger protein 8 — protein sequence MDPEEEAAALAMATGPAAERLQEPVTFRDVAVDFTQEEWGQLGPAQRTLYRDVMLETFGHLLSVGPELPKPDVISQLEQGAELWVAEGGLAQGCRPGQETGPEGRPPAREQGLPEEKGREGFLGEAPSPATLGEDWEPVGLIKGTEQDQGHWRQLKEAPVQDGSLRLGESLGLLPEVSGVERACVPESRVLSSERSAGAAREETDSPGPQPRDPHDHSEASAEASPVPDAEPVRGPAPDKPYKCADCGKSFNHNAHLTVHRRIHTGERPYACKECGKAFSQNSSLVQHERIHTGHKPYKCAECGKSFCHSTHLTVHRRIHTGEKPYACQDCGRAFNQNSSLGRHRRTHTGEKPFACSVCGKAFSRTTCLFLHLRTHTAERPYECSRCGKGFRHSSSLAQHQRKHAGDGPYDCRQRLLFAPAPAWPEPLSQGEGPPRSDRPFRCGQCGKGFTQSSHLIRHQITHTREQPRGRGRGCRRPQARSRGPHLGRRPLGPPEESPGAGTKAGPSTGRALALFDLHEIMQEKNPVRVIGVEEPTMGTSVLFDIREST from the exons GAGCCGGTGACTTTCCGGGATGTGGCCGTGGACTTCACCCAGGAGGAGTGGGGGCAGCTGGGCCCAGCCCAGAGGACCCTGTACCGAGACGTGATGCTGGAGACCTTCGGGCACCTGCTCTCTGTGG GGCCTGAGCTTCCCAAACCAGACGTCATCTCGCAGCTGGAGCAAGGGGCTGAGCTGTGGGTGGCGGAGGGAGGACTCGCCCAGGGCTGCCGTCCAG gCCAGGAAACTGGACCGGAGGGTCGACCACCAGCTCGGGAGCAGGGCCTTCCTGAGGAGAAGGGGCgggaaggcttcctgggggaggcGCCAAGTCCTGCCACGCTGGGGGAAGACTGGGAACCGGTGGGCCTGATCAAGGGGACCGAGCAGGACCAGGGTCATTGGCGGCAACTCAAGGAAGCCCCGGTTCAGGACGGAAGTCTCAGGCTTGGGGAGAGCCTCGGTCTGCTCCCGGAGGTCTCCGGGGTGGAGCGTGCGTGTGTGCCGGAATCTCGGGTTCTGAGCTCGGAGCGGAGCGCTGGCGCGGCCCGTGAGGAGACGGACTCCCCGGGACCACAGCCGCGCGACCCGCACGACCACAGCGAGGCTTCCGCTGAGGCGAGTCCTGTTCCGGACGCGGAGCCGGTGCGCGGCCCTGCGCCCGACAAGCCCTACAAGTGCGCGGACTGCGGGAAGTCTTTCAACCACAACGCGCACCTCACGGTGCACCGGCGCATCCACACGGGCGAGCGGCCCTACGCCTGCAAGGAGTGCGGCAAGGCCTTCAGCCAGAACTCGTCGCTGGTGCAGCACGAGCGCATCCACACTGGCCACAAGCCCTACAAGTGCGCCGAGTGCGGCAAGTCCTTCTGCCACAGCACGCACCTCACGGTGCACCGGCGCATCCACACAGGCGAGAAGCCCTACGCCTGCCAGGACTGCGGGCGCGCCTTCAACCAGAACTCGTCGCTAGGCCGCCACCGGCGCAcgcacacgggcgagaagccGTTCGCCTGCAGCGTGTGCGGCAAGGCCTTCTCGCGGACCACCTGCCTGTTTCTGCACCTGCGGACGCACACGGCCGAGCGGCCCTACGAGTGCAGCCGCTGCGGCAAGGGCTTCCGGCACAGCTCGTCGCTGGCACAGCACCAGCGCAAGCACGCGGGCGACGGGCCCTACGACTGCCGCCAGAGGCTGCTCTTCGCACCCGCGCCCGCCTGGCCCGAGCCCCTGAGCCAGGGCGAGGGCCCGCCGCGCAGCGACAGGCCATTCCGGTGCGGCCAGTGCGGCAAGGGGTTCACGCAGAGCTCGCACCTCATCCGCCACCAGATCACGCACACCCGGGAGCAGCCCCGGGGTCGGGGCCGGGGCTGCCGGCGCCCACAGGCTCGCAGCCGCGGCCCGCACCTCGGGCGGCGCCCTCTCGGGCCCCCGGAGGAGAGCCCCGGGGCTGGGACGAAGGCGGGGCCATCCACCGGCAGGGCGCTGGCGCTGTTTGACCTCCATGAGATCATGCAGGAAAAGAACCCCGTGCGCGTTATTGGGGTGGAAGAGCCCACCATGGGCACATCTGTGCTGTTTGACATCAGGGAGTCCACGTAG